In the genome of Montipora foliosa isolate CH-2021 chromosome 3, ASM3666993v2, whole genome shotgun sequence, one region contains:
- the LOC137994355 gene encoding tyrosinase-like has translation MKFALRFLFLYIYVAWLYWLPEGKRENKVALNQHGAAAEVIWCEEGSYVLNRCEERCECQNGKPIKCFRVRKEFTKMDIKEKKRYIYAYKTASVNPYFKLDYERLVALHINAPDQLLHHTPFIFLPWHRWFLVEFENLLRRIDCRVTVPYWNWSRVANYWWRSAGYTDIWNSGEHGLGGDGNHYDHCVEDGPFSKDKWHLLDVSGGGCLQRNFSRIFFTGNAQHVKRTLALPLNDFLLFENIVRANYHRDVHDFIGGTMWSSSTSSNAPEVVFHHSFLDKIWLEWQKKGEDYKNVFYRTLPNYTMPGSNYFAWQWTDSSNLPGQVQVLYEE, from the coding sequence ATGAAGTTCGCCCTcaggtttctttttttatacATCTATGTTGCTTGGCTTTATTGGCTCCCGGAGGGCAAGCGGGAAAACAAAGTCGCTCTAAATCAACATGGAGCAGCAGCTGAAGTCATCTGGTGCGAAGAGGGGAGCTATGTGCTGAACAGATGCGAGGAGCGTTGTGAATGTCAAAACggaaaaccaatcaaatgtttccgCGTGCGCAAGGAATTCACAAAAATGGATATCAAGGAGAAGAAACGGTATATCTACGCTTACAAAACTGCATCGGTGAATCCTTATTTCAAGCTGGATTACGAAAGGCTCGTCGCCCTGCATATCAATGCTCCAGACCAGCTGCTTCACCATACACCATTCATCTTCCTGCCGTGGCATCGATGGTTTTTGGTTGAGTTTGAGAACCTTCTGCGCAGGATCGACTGTCGCGTGACCGTGCCTTATTGGAACTGGAGCCGGGTTGCTAACTACTGGTGGAGAAGTGCTGGGTATACAGACATCTGGAATTCGGGAGAGCATGGACTCGGGGGAGACGGAAATCATTACGATCACTGTGTTGAAGATGGGCCGTTCAGCAAAGACAAATGGCATCTCCTAGACGTTTCAGGAGGGGGATGTCTGCAAAGAAATTTTTCGCGCATTTTCTTTACTGGAAACGCTCAGCACGTGAAAAGAACTTTAGCGCTGCCGCTAAACGATTTTCTGCTATTCGAGAATATAGTTCGCGCAAATTACCACAGGGATGTTCACGACTTTATCGGAGGTACAATGTGGAGTTCATCTACTTCCTCTAACGCACCAGAAGTCGTGTTTCATCACTCATTCCTGGACAAAATTTGGTTGGAATGGCAGAAAAAGGGAGAAGATTACAAGAATGTATTTTATCGAACATTGCCAAACTACACGATGCCCGGATCAAACTATTTTGCCTGGCAATGGACGGATTCAAGTAATTTACCAGGCCAGGTTCAGGTTCTGTACGAAGAGTAA